TAAGTAACATCAAATCTTTCTGGTAGATTAAAATCAAGTTGAATAGTTCCACATTGCCACATTCTTCCAATAGCATCTTTTATTTTGAAATCTAGTTTAGGACCATAGAAAGCTCCATCTCCTGGATTTATTTTATATTTTCTTCCTAATTTATCCAAAGCTCCTGCAAGTGCAGACTCTGCCATATCCCAAATTTCTTGAGAACCTATTGCTTTTTCAGGTTTAGTTGAAAGTTCTATTTCATATTCAAAGCCAAATAATTTACTATAAAATTTATCAATAAGATTTACTACACCTATAATTTCATCTTGAACTTGCTCAGGAGTCATAAAAATATGAGAATCATCTTGTGTAAATGATCTTACTCTCATAAGTCCATGTAATGCACCAGAAAATTCATGCCTATGGACTTTTCCAAGTTCAGCAAGCCTTGCTGGTAAATCTTTATATGAATGTAATTGATGTTTAAATGCTAAAACACCACCTGGACAGTTCATTGGTTTTATAGCAAATTCCACTTCATCTATTTCTGATGTATACATATTTTCTCTATAATTAAACCAATGCCCTGAAATTTCCCATAATTCTTTATTAAGCATTATAGGAGTTTCAAGTTGTAAATATTCAGCTTTTTCATGTTCTTTTCTCCATAAATCAACCAAGACATTTCTAACTATCATTCCTTTTGGCAAGAAAAATGGGAAACCTGGTCCATATTCACTTAAAAAGAATAATTCTAATTCTTTTCCTAACTTTCTATGATCTCTTTTTTCAGCTTCTTCTACAAGTTTTAAATGCTTCTTTAATTTATCTTCATTAGAAAATGAATAACCATATATTCTTTGAAGCATTTTATTTTTTGAGTTTCCTCTCCAATATGCACCTGCAAGTGCTCTTAACTTAAATGCCTTTAAATATCCAGTTGAAGGGACATGTGTTCCTCTACATAAATCTGTAAAATCTCCTTGTTTATAAAATGAAACTTGTTCACCTTGTGGAATAGCTTCAACAATCTCAACCTTATATTTATTTTTATCCACATCTCTAAAATATTTTATTGCCTCATCTCTTGGTAAAACATATTTTTCTAATTTTATGTTTTCTTTTACAATCTTTTTCATTTCAGCTTCAATTTTTTCTAAATCTTCTTCTGTAAATTGTTCTACTGGATCAAAATCATAATAGAATCCATTTTCTATAACTGGACCTATTGTAACTTTTGTATCAGGATACAATCTTAACACAGCTTGTGCCATTAAATGAGCAGTTGAGTGTCTTACTATATCTTCTCCTTCTGGGCTATCAATATCTATAAATTCAACTTCTGCATTATGATCTAAAACATAAGACATATCCACATTTTTACCATCAACTTTTGCACCAACTGATTTCTTAGCAAGTGAATTAGAAAATCCTTTTGCTATTTCAAACATATTAACATTATTGTTAAATTCTTTACTTTCACCATTATATTTTACTAACATATTTCCCCCTTATAATTTTTTTCCTTTCTTCTATATAGTATACAGAAAAATAATTTAATTGTATTTTAAATTTTATATAAAAATCAAAATTTTTCTTGAAAGAATATTAAAATAACTTTGAATAAAACTGCTGCGACGTCCATTATTGTTGAGTGAGCCTTTGTGGAGCTCACGAAACACTAATGGCTGGCAAGCAGTTGATATGATAAAAAAATTTTATGTAATCTTATTTTCAAGAAAAATTATTTGAAATTTTAAAAATTAAGCTAACAATGAACTATTTTTTTCATTTTTAATAACTATTTTTCAATTGACTAGGTCTATCTAATAGATATCCATCTGGTTTAGTTGAAGCTGTACCACCCCTATTTTTTGCTCCTATTCCAAATAATGAATTATTTGGGAAGGTCAACAATGTAAAGTGCACTCCAACTCTCCATTCATAATCTCTACTAGATGCCTTATATCTATTTTCATAAGATATAGCCCATTCATAATATCCCATTTCTTTTCCTATTTCAACACCAATACTATCAAGAGATCTCTTTCTGTTTTTTGAACTTGTAGGATCATTTTTATTGTCATAGAACATTGCATAGGTTTTTATTTTCCAACCTTGACTTGGTTTTCCTATTTTTGCATAGATACTTAATTCATGCTCTTTTGTATCTTTACTCCATTTATAACTTCCACCTGAGTTTTTCCAACTAGATTTTTCAGTAAATGTATAACCTATACCTAATCTATTATATGAAACAGTAAGCCCTCCTGTAAATTTAGATAATGAATCTTTTAAGTTTCCTGTTTGAGAATACCTTTTATTATTTTTTTCAAGAGTTACATAAGCACTTAAAGTCTTTTTATAGTTTCCTATTCTAAATGTTTCATCTTGTATTCTCGTCAATTCAAATTGATTATAGAAACTACTTTTTCTATCTAAGATAGCTCTAATTTGTTCTATTTCATCATTGGTAATTTGATCTTTTGGTTTTTCATATTCAAGAGTTGCATATTTCATAAGCTCTTCTTGTTCAAATCTTTTATCTCTATAAGCATAAGAAAAACTGTAAGTATCTGTATTTCTTATATCATCAACCATACGATTATGTCCATATCTGTAAGTCTTATATGTTCCTACAAAATCTTGTTCTACATCTCCATAAATATTGTATGCCATAGAATACATTCTATTTTTTCTATCTA
This Fusobacterium animalis 7_1 DNA region includes the following protein-coding sequences:
- the thrS gene encoding threonine--tRNA ligase, whose product is MLVKYNGESKEFNNNVNMFEIAKGFSNSLAKKSVGAKVDGKNVDMSYVLDHNAEVEFIDIDSPEGEDIVRHSTAHLMAQAVLRLYPDTKVTIGPVIENGFYYDFDPVEQFTEEDLEKIEAEMKKIVKENIKLEKYVLPRDEAIKYFRDVDKNKYKVEIVEAIPQGEQVSFYKQGDFTDLCRGTHVPSTGYLKAFKLRALAGAYWRGNSKNKMLQRIYGYSFSNEDKLKKHLKLVEEAEKRDHRKLGKELELFFLSEYGPGFPFFLPKGMIVRNVLVDLWRKEHEKAEYLQLETPIMLNKELWEISGHWFNYRENMYTSEIDEVEFAIKPMNCPGGVLAFKHQLHSYKDLPARLAELGKVHRHEFSGALHGLMRVRSFTQDDSHIFMTPEQVQDEIIGVVNLIDKFYSKLFGFEYEIELSTKPEKAIGSQEIWDMAESALAGALDKLGRKYKINPGDGAFYGPKLDFKIKDAIGRMWQCGTIQLDFNLPERFDVTYIGEDGEKHRPVMLHRVIYGSIERFIGILIEHYAGAFPMWLAPVQVKVMTINDECVPYAKEIMAKLDELGIRAELDDRTETIGYKIREANGRYRIPMQLIIGKNEVENKEVNIRRFGSKDQFSKSLDEFYNYVVDEAAIKFDK